A stretch of Tripterygium wilfordii isolate XIE 37 chromosome 11, ASM1340144v1, whole genome shotgun sequence DNA encodes these proteins:
- the LOC120009263 gene encoding pentatricopeptide repeat-containing protein At1g56690, mitochondrial-like, translated as MQFMLIPCRAYCTATSRVASNSLIAHFARLGRIELARKVFDELPRKTTVCWNSIVAGYFQNLQPNEAQNLFDKMPERNIVSWNGLISGYIRNGMLNEARKVFDKMPERNVVSWTAMVRGYVQEGMMKEAECLFWQMPEKNVVSWTVMLGGLIEEGRFDEASRVFDMMPVKDVVARTNMIGGYCKEGKLAEAREIFDEMPRRNVVSWTAMISGYVHHNRVDVARKLFEVMPQRNEVTWTAMLMGYTQCGRIDEASELFEAMPEKPVVACNAMILGLGQNGEVRRAREIFSLMKEKNDETWSSMIKVYERKGYDLKALHLFILMQKEGVRPHFPTLISILSVCASLASLEHGRQVHAQLMRSQFDDDVYVTSVLITMYMKCGDLVKAKCLFDRFHSKDQVMWNSIITGYAQHGLGEEALQVFQEMLYLGYPPDDVTFIGVLSGCSYSGMVKEGLELFESMKTKYLVEPKTEHYACMVDLLGRAGRVNEAVNLIETMPVEADAVVWGSLLGACRTHMKLDVAEIAAKKLIELEPENSGPFILLSNIYASQNRWEDVQKLRKKMRARDVSKSPGCSWIEIEKNVHMFTGGDNTSHPDHAMILRMLEKLGGLLREAGYSPDGSFVLHDVEEEEKVHSLRHHSEKLAVAYGLLKVPEGKPLRIMKNLRVCGDCHSAIKLICKIMGREIILRDANRFHHFKDGSCSCRDYW; from the coding sequence ATGCAGTTTATGTTAATTCCATGTAGAGCCTACTGTACAGCAACAAGCCGCGTCGCTTCTAATTCCTTAATTGCTCACTTTGCTCGACTGGGCCGGATAGAGCTCGCGAGAAAGGTATTCGATGAGTTGCCTAGAAAAACCACCGTTTGTTGGAACTCAATCGTCGCGGGATACTTCCAGAATCTTCAGCCAAATGAAGCCCAGAATCTGTTCGATAAAATGCCGGAGAGGAATATCGTTTCTTGGAACGGTTTGATATCTGGATACATTAGAAATGGGATGCTCAATGAAGCAAGAAAGGTTTTTGATAAAATGCCTGAGAGGAATGTTGTGTCGTGGACTGCCATGGTTAGGGGTTATGTACAAGAGGGAATGATGAAGGAGGCAGAATGTTTGTTTTGGCAGATGCCTGAGAAGAATGTGGTGTCTTGGACTGTGATGTTGGGTGGCTTGATTGAAGAGGGACGCTTTGATGAGGCGAGTAGAGTGTTTGATATGATGCCAGTGAAGGATGTGGTGGCTAGAACTAACATGATTGGGGGTTATTGCAAGGAAGGGAAGTTGGCTGAAGCGAGAGAGATTTTTGATGAGATGCCTCGAAGGAATGTGGTTTCTTGGACTGCCATGATTAGTGGGTATGTGCATCATAATAGAGTGGATGTTGCTAGGAAGCTATTTGAAGTGATGCCCCAGAGGAATGAGGTGACGTGGACTGCTATGCTGATGGGTTATACTCAGTGTGGAAGGATTGACGAGGCATCTGAACTTTTCGAGGCAATGCCAGAGAAGCCAGTTGTTGCTTGTAATGCAATGATTCTTGGCTTGGGACAAAATGGTGAGGTTAGGAGGGCAAGAGAAATATTTAGTCTAATGAAAGAGAAAAATGATGAGACATGGAGTTCAATGATTAAGGTGTATGAGAGAAAAGGGTATGACTTGAAAGCActtcatttgtttattttgatgcaaAAGGAGGGAGTTCGACCACATTTTCCGACTTTGATTAGTATTCTTTCTGTTTGTGCTAGCTTGGCAAGTCTTGAACATGGTAGACAGGTTCATGCCCAGCTGATGAGAAGCCagtttgatgatgatgtatATGTTACCTCAGTTTTGATCACAATGTATATGAAATGTGGTGATCTTGTGAAGGCAAAGTGTTTGTTTGATAGATTTCACTCAAAGGACCAGGTTATGTGGAATTCAATTATCACTGGTTATGCCCAACATGGTCTAGGCGAGGAAGCTTTACAAGTATTCCAGGAGATGCTTTACTTGGGCTATCCACCTGATGATGTTACTTTTATTGGAGTTCTTTCTGGGTGTAGCTACAGCGGGATGGTTAAAGAAGGGCTTGAACTTTTTGAATCAATGAAAACTAAATATCTTGTGGAGCCAAAAACTGAACACTATGCTTGCATGGTGGATTTGCTGGGCCGAGCAGGGCGAGTGAATGAAGCAGTGAATTTAATAGAAACTATGCCGGTGGAAGCTGATGCTGTTGTTTGGGGATCTTTATTGGGTGCTTGTAGAACCCATATGAAGTTAGATGTAGCTGAAATTGCAGCAAAGAAACTCATAGAACTTGAGCCTGAAAATTCTGGGCCTTTCATCTTGCTATCAAATATTTATGCATCCCAAAATAGGTGGGAGGATGTTCAAAAGTTGAGGAAGAAAATGAGAGCCAGGGATGTGAGTAAATCACCTGGATGTAGTTGGATTGAGATAGAGAAAAATGTACATATGTTTACTGGAGGAGATAATACAAGCCATCCGGATCATGCGATGATCTTAAGAATGTTAGAGAAATTAGGTGGATTGTTGAGAGAAGCTGGATATAGCCCTGATGGCAGCTTTGTGTTACATGAtgtggaggaagaagagaaagtacATAGCTTGCGGCATCACAGTGAGAAGCTGGCTGTTGCATATGGACTTTTAAAGGTTCCAGAAGGAAAGCCCCTTCGTATCATGAAAAATCTTCGAGTTTGTGGAGATTGCCACTCTGCAATTAAATTAATCTGTAAAATTATGGGAAGAGAGATTATATTGAGGGATGCTAATAGGTTTCACCATTTTAAGGATGGCTCGTGTTCTTGCCGGGACTATTGGTGA
- the LOC120009465 gene encoding AT-hook motif nuclear-localized protein 17-like, producing MKGEYVEPRQHRNNQAMFSKLNPFSHHFQLQEQDDDNNNPTPTAPPHSPNPTEPANDGATIEVVRRPRGRPPGSKNKPKPPLVITREPEPAMSPYVLQVPAGNDVVDALSRFSRRRNLGLCVLTGSGTVANVTLRQPSTTPGATITFHGGFDILSINATFFPQTSSHLYPNMFTISLAGPQGQIVGGAVAGGLMAVAPVFLIAASFNNPSYHLLPPEEEAGNSVSGGGGGDGHSPPVSGGGGGESGTRGDQSCGMPVYNCNLGSDVIWAPTARPPPY from the coding sequence ATGAAAGGCGAATACGTAGAACCTCGTCAACACAGAAACAACCAAGCCATGTTCTCCAAGCTCAACCCCTTCTCTCATCATTTCCAGCTCCAAGAACAAGATGATGACAACAACAACCCAACCCCAACTGCCCCGCCTCATTCTCCCAACCCCACCGAGCCCGCTAACGATGGGGCCACCATTGAGGTCGTCCGTCGCCCCAGAGGAAGACCTCCCGGCTCCAAGAACAAGCCGAAACCTCCTCTTGTCATTACTCGAGAGCCTGAACCTGCTATGAGTCCCTACGTTCTACAAGTTCCTGCTGGAAACGATGTCGTGGATGCTTTATCCCGATTTTCTCGCCGTAGAAACCTCGGGCTCTGCGTTCTCACTGGATCGGGTACGGTTGCTAACGTCACTCTGCGTCAGCCCTCCACCACTCCCGGAGCTACCATCACGTTCCATGGTGGGTTCGACATACTTTCTATCAACGCCACTTTTTTTCCCCAAACCTCGTCGCATCTGTATCCGAATATGTTCACGATCTCGCTTGCGGGACCGCAGGGGCAAATCGTTGGTGGAGCGGTTGCGGGCGGGTTGATGGCTGTGGCCCCGGTATTTCTAATTGCGGCGTCGTTTAACAACCCAAGTTACCATTTGTTACCACCTGAGGAAGAGGCGGGGAACTCGGTTTCTGGCGGCGGAGGCGGAGATGGACATTCTCCACCGGTatccggtggtggtggtggagagaGTGGGACTCGAGGAGATCAGTCGTGCGGGATGCCGGTGTATAATTGTAATTTGGGATCTGACGTAATTTGGGCTCCCACTGCAAGGCCACCGCCTTATTGA
- the LOC120009254 gene encoding ubiquitin carboxyl-terminal hydrolase 16-like: MHVAGDLGFSSLVLVFCLVFPVIGLVIRRKWRFASAKQEEIKRLLILASEEARRAEEEAFDSYGVVPPSSTNYQCAVCFSPTTTRCARCKAVRYCSGKCQIVHWRQGHKEECHLPDATCGINNEGNDGDQKVTSDQHEIYGERFEMEYIECSKQIENDYGESTFSGSSYSPEVLRSKDEDINVEFDAVGRATDLTSESSSTSFSGFSATSSRNESSDDLSVSESVSSNEIEEATGYLSADNDLDMLGMTSNAIKVDRAELLSSNFTNLVDSVDSFNKLGKLNNYKPSPSNRGSQHVSSKSSVLSQNPMPENSNARPCKISSGFWGRALDTNGSPSQARSDSAVSNSTRAGRGVLSDSESLARLSFNFLADNLHLQTEYSVEKDVGTGDVLPASRPRAINKHADTAANSENAGVDDPKVMNISSSNCGRSKDAVNDFSHDSYEPKSREVESVLLSSHKHRSSTAVEDSFTKDTSKVSRVQSAVSARTNRHVNDTAITSHLAKSGDVERLSSVSQANLASTCDGHSLHSVKSGNFNGVQTVASSQVTSFPNSRPGLKTSMLKVVDQFTGSKLSKHHSLGNGGEGAERYDKGFFPYELFVKLYTWNKIELRPCGLVNCGNSCYANAVLQCLAFTPPLTAYFLQGLHSNACGKKGWCFTCEFESIILKVKEGKSPLSPIGILSKLQNFGRQLGNGREEDAHEFLRYAIDAMQSVCLLEAGVSTTGSPEEETTLIGLTFGGYLRSKIKCARCQVKSERHERMMDLTVEIEGDIQTLEEALRRFTATEILDGDNKYQCSRCKSYEKAKKKLTILEAPNVLTIALKRFQSGKFGKLNKAIRFPEILDLAPYMSGTSDKSPSYRLFGVVVHLDIMNASFSGHYVCYIKTVQNKWFKIDDSTVTPVELERVLTKGAYMLLYARCSPRAPKLIRNRMTPSDAKIKTIPSMVNGKNASAKSSPRDNLANYESFYTKFHHIQRILGEDSSSDNYSFTSSNSDEGSCSTDSNRGSTSTDDFSDFIFGDSGRVWSNSWKIYSDSDTSSSSSLSSSSPSYLRHPQLADPEHCAPGPPETSGSRAYRADSAMKHDGWDRRPNGSGRLVDLEGKGRRFFLHSDSTKQCRKSASTGSSSFRERDSERLGRNTPFDDVKSGVFRERTS, translated from the exons TTCTGGTAAGTGTCAAATTGTTCATTGGCGACAAGGTCACAAGGAAGAGTGTCATCTTCCTGACGCTACTTGTGGGATTAACAATGAGGGAAATGATGGTGATCAGAAAGTTACTTCAGACCAACATGAGATATATGGTGAAAGATTTGAGATGGAATACATTGAATGCTCAAAACAAATTGAAAATGATTATGGGGAGTCCACATTTTCTGGTTCAAGTTACTCTCCTGAAGTGTTACGTAGCAAGGATGAGGACATTAATGTTGAGTTTGATGCTGTTGGCAGAGCAACAGATTTGACGTCTGAATCATCTTCTACATCATTTTCTGGATTTTCTGCTACATCTAGCCGCAATGAATCATCAGATGATCTTTCTGTTAGTGAAAGTGTTAGCTCAAATGAAATTGAGGAAGCAACTGGATATCTGTCTGCTGATAATGACCTGGACATGCTTGGGATGACTTCTAATGCAATCAAGGTGGATCGGGCTGAGCTTTTATCTTCAAATTTCACCAATTTAGTTGACTCTGTAGATAGTTTTAATAAACTAggtaaattaaataattataaacctAGCCCCAGCAATAGAGGCAGCCAGCATGTCTCAAGTAAGTCCTCAGTTTTGAGTCAAAATCCCATGCCTGAGAATTCAAATGCCAGGCCCTGTAAGATATCTTCTGGTTTCTGGGGCAGAGCGCTAGACACAAATGGGTCTCCAAGTCAGGCTCGCTCTGATTCTGCTGTATCCAATTCCACCAGGGCTGGCCGAGGAGTTTTATCTGATTCTGAGTCCTTGGCACGTTTGTCATTCAACTTTCTGGCAGATAATCTACATTTGCAGACAGAATACTCTGTGGAGAAAGATGTTGGAACTGGTGATGTTCTTCCAGCCTCCCGGCCCCGGGCAATCAATAAGCATGCAGATACTGCAGCCAATTCTGAAAATGCTGGTGTTGATGACCCAAAGGTCATGAATATCTCGTCCTCAAATTGTGGTAGATCTAAGGATGCAGTCAATGACTTCAGCCATGATTCATATGAGCCCAAGTCAAGAGAAGTTGAATCTGTATTGTTGTCATCTCATAAACATCGATCTTCTACTGCTGTGGAAGATTCGTTTACAAAGGATACTTCAAAAGTTAGTAGAGTGCAATCTGCTGTCTCTGCAAGGACAAATCGCCATGTTAATGACACTGCTATTACTTCACATCTTGCTAAGTCAGGAGATGTAGAACGATTAAGCAGTGTTTCTCAAGCTAATTTAGCTTCTACTTGCGATGGGCATTCTCTTCACAGTGTGAAATCTGGAAACTTCAATGGTGTTCAGACTGTTGCATCTTCTCAGGTTACAAGTTTTCCAAATTCTAGGCCTGGTTTAAAAACATCTATGCTGAAGGTTGTGGATCAGTTTACAGGATCTAAATTGTCAAAACATCATTCTTTAGGGAATGGGGGTGAAGGCGCTGAAAGATATGACAAG GGGTTCTTCCCATATGAATTATTTGTGAAGCTTTATACTTGGAACAAGATAGAACTGCGACCATGTGGCCTCGTCAACTGTGGCAACAG CTGTTATGCCAATGCTGTGCTTCAGTGTTTGGCATTCACTCCTCCTTTGACTGCTTATTTTCTGCAAGGACTCCATTCTAATGCCT GTGGAAAGAAAGGGTGGTGCTTCACTTGTGAGTTTGAAAGTATAATATTGAAGGTAAAAGAAGGGAAATCCCCATTGTCTCCAATAGGTATTCTATCCAAACTACAGAACTTTGGAAGGCAGCTTGGTAATGGCAGAGAGGAAGATGCACATGAATTTCTTAG GTATGCCATTGATGCTATGCAATCTGTATGCCTCTTGGAAGCTGGGGTAAGTACTACAGGATctccagaagaagaaacaactcTTATAGGCCTTACATTCGGAGGTTACTTGCGGTCGAAG ATAAAATGTGCAAGATGCCAAGTTAAGTCGGAGCGACATGAAAGGATGATGGATCTTACAGTTGAAATAGAGGGGGATATACAAACCCTAGAAGAGGCACTTCGACGATTTACAGCTACTGAGATTTTGGATGGCGATAACAAATACCAATGCAGCAG ATGTAAATCCTATGAGAAGGCCAAAAAGAAGTTGACGATACTAGAGGCTCCTAATGTTCTTACGATAGCCTTGAAGCGATTTCAG TCAGGTAAATTTGGAAAGCTTAACAAGGCAATCCGATTCCCAGAGATACTTGACTTGGCACCATATATGAGTGGGACAAGTGATAAATCACCTTCATACAGGCTTTTTGGAGTGGTGGTTCACCTGGATATCATGAATGCTTCATTTTCTGGGCACTACGTGTGCTACATCAAAACTGTTCAAAACAAATGGTTCAAGATTGATGACAGTACT GTGACACCTGTGGAACTCGAGAGAGTGTTAACAAAAGGGGCATACATGCTACTTTATGCAAG GTGCTCGCCGAGGGCCCCAAAATTGATTAGGAACAGGATGACACCTTCTGATGCGAAGATCAAAACCATTCCTTCCATGGTGAATGGAAAAAATGCTAGTGCAAAGTCTTCTCCTCGAGATAATCTAGCCAACTATGAATCTTTCTATACGAAGTTCCACCACATACAAAGGATTTTAGGAGAGGACTCTTCAAGTGACAATTATTCTTTCACCAGCAGCAACTCTGATGAGGGTTCCTGCAGTACTGATAGCAACCGGGGTTCTACCAGCACGGATGACTTTTCCGACTTCATATTTGGTGATTCAGGACGTGTTTGGAGCAACTCTTGGAAGATTTATTCTGATTCTGACACATCATCCTCGTCTTCCTTGTCCTCTTCATCTCCATCATACTTGAGACATCCACAATTAGCTGATCCTGAACACTGTGCTCCAGGACCCCCAGAAACAAGCGGGTCTCGAGCATATCGTGCAGATTCAGCCATGAAGCATGATGGTTGGGATAGACGACCTAATGGTAGTGGCAGGCTGGTGGATTTGGAAGGCAAGGGAAGGAGGTTTTTTTTGCATTCTGACTCTACTAAACAGTGTAGAAAATCAGCCAGTACTGGTAGCAGTAGCTTTAGGGAGAGAGACTCGGAGAGATTAGGACGGAATACCCCTTTCGATGATGTAAAGTCTGGTGTATTTAGAGAAAGAACAAGTTAA